Proteins encoded within one genomic window of candidate division WOR-3 bacterium:
- a CDS encoding polysaccharide deacetylase family protein, producing MLLLLQYHHISPNIAFNPGTVHKRIFENHVKLLKNYGFFNLNLEKGFDKNNLKRQVLFTFDDGYKSVFDYAYPILSNYGFTGIVFIVTKYIGQKGDWEVPLLSSLPHLSQHEIRTLYKSGWIIGSHSHTHNDLTTLSTTRLKEEIRASIGTLEDILGDKVYTFSYPFGKYNQRVKETLMEYGIKFAFKSSGKLKSPLDPLEIPRRSIYLIDLDLSYKIDTFYSFFEYPKELISNKLAYLSPIVLKLLKSFKGNPCD from the coding sequence ATGTTGCTTCTACTTCAGTATCATCACATTTCACCAAATATCGCCTTTAATCCAGGAACCGTTCATAAAAGAATATTCGAGAACCACGTTAAATTATTGAAGAACTATGGATTTTTCAATTTGAATTTAGAAAAAGGTTTCGATAAGAATAACCTTAAAAGGCAAGTGCTCTTCACCTTTGATGATGGGTACAAAAGTGTTTTCGATTACGCATATCCTATTCTTAGTAATTATGGATTCACCGGTATTGTGTTTATAGTTACCAAATATATTGGTCAGAAAGGCGATTGGGAGGTTCCACTCCTCTCTTCGCTTCCGCACCTTAGCCAGCATGAGATAAGGACTCTTTACAAGAGCGGTTGGATTATAGGTTCCCACTCTCATACCCATAATGACCTAACAACATTATCAACTACACGACTTAAAGAAGAAATAAGAGCCTCTATTGGAACTCTCGAGGATATATTGGGAGACAAGGTTTATACCTTCTCTTATCCTTTCGGGAAGTATAATCAAAGGGTCAAGGAAACGTTAATGGAATACGGAATCAAATTCGCTTTTAAATCCAGTGGAAAGTTAAAATCTCCTTTAGATCCATTGGAGATTCCACGAAGGTCGATATACCTTATCGACCTCGACCTCTCTTATAAAATTGATACCTTCTACAGCTTCTTTGAATATCCTAAGGAACTTATCTCCAATAAGCTTGCCTACTTAAGTCCTATTGTTTTAAAATTATTAAAGTCTTTTAAGGGTAACCCATGTGATTAA
- the ptsP gene encoding phosphoenolpyruvate--protein phosphotransferase: MKSSQELKLKGIPISPGILIAPVKVIRKEKVKIKEKILRSDTEIEEEINKFLNGIEELKRVLLDLRRETQEQNLKVLLDVQIAILSDQDMQRDVITYIRNKRRNAESAILYVLNLKKEALSKQESSYFAERARELERLAWDLISVINKSYTIADYNFDGIIVVESLSIEEALRIIKSSVKGVITEKGGRTEHSAIILRNFKIPAVFGIERITRLVDDNDIVILDGGRGVVIVNPMESTLQRYHLIKEGYERYESELVSEKELPAITTDGKEIGLFANIDVPEEVDELLKTGKYGIGLFRTEMIFREYAENEEAQYKIYLEIAKKIYPNSVTIRAFDIGGDKLYSDYQEENPFLGLRGIRVLLDEPAIFEKQIRAVIRANELSNIRFMLPMVATVEEVVEAKKLFIQAKKMLEKEYQKVNQPRFGVMIEIPSAVLLLEHIADIVDFVSIGTNDLTQYTLAVDRKNQRVSKIFDHLNPAVLKLIKMTTDVCREKNIMVASCGEITSDPYGVVALVGLGVDELSCPPSRIPEVKSLIRRINLQDAENIASEVIKFSSSKEVKSAIKNYIKKIMPELLEFYD, encoded by the coding sequence GTGAAGAGTAGCCAGGAACTTAAACTCAAAGGCATTCCTATATCACCAGGAATTTTAATTGCCCCGGTAAAAGTAATTAGAAAAGAGAAAGTAAAGATCAAGGAAAAAATTCTCAGAAGTGATACGGAAATAGAAGAAGAAATCAATAAGTTTTTGAACGGAATTGAAGAATTAAAAAGGGTTTTGCTCGACCTAAGGAGGGAAACGCAGGAACAGAATTTGAAGGTACTTCTCGATGTGCAAATCGCCATTCTCAGTGACCAGGATATGCAAAGGGATGTTATTACCTACATACGCAACAAACGGAGAAATGCGGAAAGTGCAATTTTATACGTTTTAAATTTAAAGAAAGAGGCTCTATCAAAACAAGAATCTTCCTATTTTGCGGAAAGGGCAAGAGAATTAGAGAGATTAGCGTGGGATTTAATCTCTGTTATAAACAAAAGTTATACCATCGCTGATTATAATTTCGATGGAATAATAGTCGTTGAAAGCCTTTCCATCGAAGAGGCCCTTAGGATAATTAAAAGCAGTGTAAAAGGGGTAATTACAGAAAAGGGTGGACGGACAGAGCATTCAGCAATAATCCTCAGAAATTTTAAAATCCCAGCCGTATTTGGAATTGAGAGAATTACAAGGTTAGTTGATGATAATGACATCGTGATCCTTGACGGTGGTAGAGGTGTAGTCATAGTAAATCCAATGGAATCTACCCTTCAGAGATATCACCTAATAAAAGAGGGCTACGAAAGATATGAGTCTGAACTTGTTAGTGAAAAAGAACTACCTGCTATAACCACCGACGGGAAAGAAATTGGTCTTTTTGCAAATATTGATGTTCCGGAAGAAGTCGATGAATTGTTGAAAACAGGGAAGTACGGAATAGGTTTATTTAGAACAGAAATGATTTTCAGGGAGTACGCAGAAAATGAAGAAGCACAATATAAAATCTATTTAGAAATTGCAAAGAAGATTTATCCAAACTCCGTTACAATAAGGGCGTTCGACATTGGTGGAGATAAATTATATTCCGACTACCAAGAGGAAAATCCCTTCTTAGGACTAAGAGGCATCAGAGTACTCCTTGATGAACCGGCGATTTTTGAAAAACAGATCCGAGCGGTAATAAGGGCAAATGAACTGAGTAATATACGGTTTATGTTGCCCATGGTCGCAACCGTCGAAGAAGTTGTAGAAGCCAAAAAATTGTTTATTCAAGCCAAAAAGATGTTGGAAAAAGAGTACCAAAAAGTTAATCAGCCCCGTTTTGGTGTTATGATTGAAATCCCATCTGCTGTACTTTTACTGGAACACATAGCAGACATAGTGGATTTTGTTAGTATCGGCACCAATGATCTTACACAGTACACCTTAGCTGTCGATAGGAAGAATCAGCGAGTTTCTAAAATTTTTGACCACTTAAATCCAGCCGTTTTAAAACTAATTAAAATGACTACCGATGTATGTCGAGAAAAAAATATCATGGTTGCATCCTGCGGTGAAATAACTTCCGACCCTTACGGTGTAGTGGCCCTTGTAGGGCTTGGAGTTGATGAGCTATCCTGTCCCCCATCACGTATTCCAGAAGTGAAATCACTAATAAGGAGAATTAACCTACAAGATGCTGAAAATATTGCTTCAGAAGTTATAAAATTTTCCAGCTCAAAGGAAGTGAAAAGCGCAATAAAAAATTATATAAAGAAAATTATGCCTGAGCTTCTCGAATTTTATGATTAA
- the nusA gene encoding transcription termination factor NusA, giving the protein MQRKESIDQLILQVASSRKLPKEFVIEKFKEAVVEVLKKKKGPNFAFRVNYDPKEGFTIITEKTVKEKVTDPSTEISLEEAKQINPDAKPEQKIEIKEDFKTIGKRFINLISEAFLRKLTEETKRKEYEILAKKIGEKVEGNVLRIERDEVVVSLGNVEASLPFTELLPGDKVANLKNVKRIKAVILEVQDWKEKKDKKRYTSPIILSRTHPNFLKKLLEDEIPDIATGLIEIKQIARIPGRRAKVSVKPKKPENIDIGSIIGIKGQIIKSISEELGGEKIDIIRYSENPYKHVANALSPAKEVLCVYDEDDKYIAIVPDSELPVAKGEDAINAILASKLVGREVLVYPLKEFDKVKPKKGVTILELGDEVPSSVISTLREAGLYYFKDLKSLPTLSELKRLGFREDQAIKLLEILETKIAEKEKDGQ; this is encoded by the coding sequence ATGCAAAGGAAAGAGAGTATAGATCAATTGATCCTTCAGGTTGCATCAAGCAGAAAATTACCAAAGGAATTTGTTATTGAGAAGTTCAAAGAGGCAGTGGTCGAGGTGCTTAAAAAGAAGAAGGGACCAAATTTTGCCTTTAGAGTGAATTACGATCCGAAGGAAGGTTTTACAATCATAACGGAAAAGACTGTTAAGGAAAAGGTGACCGATCCATCTACAGAAATCAGTCTTGAAGAGGCGAAGCAGATAAATCCAGATGCTAAGCCTGAACAAAAAATCGAGATAAAAGAAGATTTTAAAACAATTGGTAAACGTTTTATTAACCTCATATCCGAAGCCTTTCTGAGAAAACTGACGGAGGAGACCAAGAGAAAAGAATATGAAATCCTGGCGAAGAAAATAGGTGAAAAGGTTGAGGGAAATGTACTCAGAATCGAAAGAGACGAAGTCGTTGTAAGTCTTGGTAATGTAGAAGCATCTTTGCCTTTCACTGAACTTCTCCCTGGCGACAAGGTTGCTAACCTGAAAAACGTAAAAAGAATAAAGGCGGTAATCCTGGAGGTACAGGATTGGAAAGAAAAGAAGGATAAAAAGAGGTATACCTCACCCATCATCCTTTCAAGGACTCATCCAAACTTTCTTAAGAAATTATTAGAAGATGAGATTCCCGACATTGCCACAGGACTTATTGAGATAAAACAAATAGCCCGAATACCAGGTAGAAGGGCTAAAGTTTCAGTAAAGCCAAAGAAGCCTGAGAATATTGATATTGGATCCATTATCGGGATAAAAGGGCAAATTATAAAGTCGATAAGTGAGGAATTGGGCGGCGAAAAGATTGATATAATCAGATATAGTGAGAACCCCTATAAGCATGTAGCGAATGCTTTATCTCCAGCAAAAGAAGTACTGTGTGTTTACGACGAAGATGATAAATACATTGCCATCGTGCCCGATTCTGAATTGCCAGTGGCGAAGGGTGAAGACGCCATTAATGCAATTCTTGCTTCAAAATTAGTGGGCAGAGAAGTTTTAGTTTACCCGTTAAAGGAATTCGATAAAGTCAAACCTAAGAAAGGCGTCACCATCCTCGAACTCGGCGATGAGGTTCCTTCAAGTGTTATTTCAACGTTAAGAGAAGCAGGACTTTACTATTTCAAGGATTTAAAGTCTCTACCTACCCTCTCTGAACTAAAAAGACTTGGATTCAGGGAGGACCAGGCAATAAAACTACTTGAAATCCTTGAAACAAAAATAGCAGAAAAGGAGAAAGATGGACAATAA
- the aspS gene encoding aspartate--tRNA ligase, producing MLRTHTCGELNLSHCGQKVTLAGWVRRLRDLGGVIFIELRDRYGSIQVVIEPDRKDLIKKAKDIGLYYVIKVSGIVRKRPPEMVNPSMPTGDIEVEAHDLEVLNTTPPLPFLPEDDIKVQEETRLLWRFLDLRRPFMQRNLIFRHQMLQLVRNYLSSKGFLEIETPFLTKSTPEGARDFIVPSRNFPGKFYALPQSPQMYKQILMSAGFDRYFQIVRCFRDEDLRQDRQPEFTQIDLEMSFPEVEDIFSLIEGMFKLIFKELLNFDLPTPFERMTYHEAMTRFGSDKPDLRIKEEIRDLTGIFKGTSNEILRKTIEDGGKVLAIRSDRDFSRKEIEDIRQSMIKEGAKGVLYFKVQDGQFSGQLAKFIPEGINLENGFYFVIAGPDNYRTYNYLGKLRSMVLKPEETGFRFLWIYDFPLFEWNEEEQRIEPCHHMFTQPKEEHIPLLDTDPLKVIGKQYDLVLNGVEIASGSIRNHDVNLQRKIMRIIGLSEERIERNFGFLLKALEYGAPPHGGIALGFDRIVAMLLGIESIRDCIAFPKTTSAQALFENAPSEVDKKQLEELHIKIED from the coding sequence ATGCTGAGAACACATACTTGTGGTGAATTAAATTTAAGCCACTGCGGTCAAAAGGTGACTTTAGCAGGTTGGGTTAGGCGTCTTAGAGACCTTGGTGGGGTTATTTTCATTGAATTACGAGATAGATACGGAAGTATTCAGGTCGTAATTGAACCTGACAGAAAAGATTTAATAAAAAAAGCGAAAGATATTGGCTTGTATTATGTTATAAAAGTTTCTGGTATCGTAAGGAAAAGACCGCCGGAAATGGTAAATCCATCAATGCCTACCGGCGATATTGAGGTTGAAGCGCACGATCTGGAGGTATTGAACACTACTCCGCCCTTACCTTTCCTGCCGGAAGACGATATCAAGGTGCAGGAAGAGACGAGATTATTGTGGAGATTTCTTGATCTCCGTAGACCATTTATGCAAAGGAATTTGATCTTTAGACATCAAATGCTTCAGCTTGTAAGAAACTACCTTTCCAGTAAGGGTTTCCTTGAAATAGAAACTCCCTTTTTAACCAAGAGTACTCCTGAAGGTGCAAGGGATTTTATAGTGCCTTCCAGGAACTTTCCGGGGAAGTTTTATGCATTGCCCCAATCCCCTCAAATGTATAAACAGATTCTAATGTCCGCTGGCTTTGATAGGTATTTCCAGATAGTGAGGTGTTTCAGAGATGAAGATTTACGGCAGGATAGGCAGCCAGAATTCACACAAATCGACTTGGAGATGAGTTTTCCAGAAGTAGAAGATATATTTTCTCTTATTGAAGGAATGTTTAAACTGATTTTTAAAGAACTTCTTAATTTTGACTTGCCAACTCCTTTTGAGAGAATGACTTATCATGAGGCAATGACTCGCTTCGGAAGCGATAAGCCCGACTTAAGAATTAAGGAGGAGATTAGGGATTTAACCGGTATTTTTAAGGGCACTTCAAACGAAATATTGAGGAAGACTATAGAAGATGGTGGAAAGGTACTTGCTATAAGGTCTGACAGGGATTTTAGCAGGAAAGAAATTGAGGATATTAGGCAATCCATGATCAAAGAGGGTGCGAAAGGTGTACTATATTTTAAGGTTCAAGATGGTCAATTTTCAGGGCAATTGGCAAAATTTATACCTGAAGGAATAAATCTCGAAAATGGTTTTTACTTCGTAATAGCAGGGCCTGATAATTACAGAACTTACAACTACTTAGGTAAATTGAGAAGTATGGTTTTAAAACCAGAAGAGACAGGGTTTAGATTTTTATGGATTTATGATTTTCCACTCTTCGAGTGGAACGAGGAAGAACAGAGAATTGAACCTTGCCATCATATGTTTACCCAGCCAAAGGAAGAACATATACCGCTTTTGGATACAGATCCTCTTAAAGTAATAGGAAAGCAATACGATCTTGTGTTGAATGGAGTTGAAATAGCCTCAGGGTCAATTAGAAACCATGATGTAAACTTGCAAAGAAAGATAATGCGGATAATAGGTTTGAGCGAGGAAAGGATTGAAAGAAATTTCGGTTTCCTCCTAAAGGCTCTTGAGTATGGTGCACCCCCACATGGAGGAATTGCTTTAGGGTTTGATAGAATTGTTGCCATGTTACTGGGCATTGAAAGTATTAGAGATTGTATAGCCTTTCCTAAAACGACCAGCGCTCAAGCACTCTTTGAGAACGCTCCCAGTGAAGTGGACAAAAAACAGCTCGAAGAATTACATATAAAAATCGAAGATTAA
- the tsaE gene encoding tRNA (adenosine(37)-N6)-threonylcarbamoyltransferase complex ATPase subunit type 1 TsaE, producing the protein MIKREIVTNSPEETREIGCRLARVLLPPFDVLLIGELGAGKTELVRGFLNHFGHKIVRSPSFTVVNSFKTPNYTVHHIDLFRIKDVEEIEVRGILDLLSEPDSIRFIEWPEIIRELIKSENSIIFDIKVTGERQRLITLECNSFEICNKIFQDEA; encoded by the coding sequence ATGATTAAAAGGGAAATTGTAACGAACTCTCCTGAGGAGACAAGGGAAATCGGATGTAGGTTGGCCAGAGTTCTTTTGCCACCTTTCGATGTACTTCTTATAGGAGAGTTAGGTGCAGGTAAAACCGAGCTCGTGAGGGGGTTTTTAAACCACTTCGGGCATAAGATCGTGAGGAGCCCTTCCTTTACCGTGGTAAATTCCTTTAAAACACCCAATTATACAGTCCACCATATTGACCTTTTTCGAATAAAAGACGTGGAAGAGATTGAAGTTAGAGGGATATTGGACCTACTTTCGGAGCCAGATTCAATTAGATTTATTGAATGGCCAGAAATAATTAGAGAGTTAATAAAATCGGAAAATTCTATAATTTTCGACATAAAAGTCACTGGCGAAAGACAAAGGCTTATCACTTTAGAATGTAACTCTTTCGAAATATGTAATAAAATCTTCCAAGATGAAGCTTAG
- the infB gene encoding translation initiation factor IF-2, whose translation MDNKEPKKVGDLAKELDLSAKTIISILSEMNFKVTSPRDPLTPEMEKAVREYLKKEKEEAQKELERKKQIWGEVEQQTQIPKAKHLQGQKTQLKPEEKLKETMAKMVKKHEKTKKRPAEAQEEAEEETAQKLALYTKSITVGELAKMLGVPPAEIIQKLFSMGMMVTINHTLDEDTINIIADEYGYQVEFQESTSFVEVSEEELTEERPPVVAVMGHVDHGKTTLLDYIRHTNVAEKEVGKITQHIGAYQIEYQGKKITFLDTPGHEAFSAMRARGAQVTDIVILVVSAVEGVKEQTIEAINHAKSARVPIIVAINKIDLPNADPERVRRELTQFGLIPEEWGGDTLMVEISAKTGKNVDELLLGILLKAEELKLRSTSKGPAKGVVIESRIDKGKGPLATVLVQKGTLKVRDFFVAGVTYGRVRALFNEWGEKVEKAGPSVPVQVQGFEELPQAGDIFEVVSSDDEAKRIAEERKKLKKEQIQRGEYTLILKSIQEKIRAGELKELPLVIKADCYGSVEAIQDSLSKMSVKDVKPEIVFAGVGAITENDVELAHTAQGVVIGFNTAIDPKAKLKAKELGVTIKMTKLIYELLEDVEKMLKGMVEPVVKEVVLGKAEVRKLFRIAKIGIVAGCYVIDGVIQRNARVRVLRDGEVIFEGKIASLKRFQEDVKEVQSGFECGIKIEGFDKIKEGDIIECYNIEQVFEF comes from the coding sequence ATGGACAATAAGGAGCCTAAAAAAGTCGGAGATTTAGCAAAAGAGCTGGACTTATCAGCGAAAACGATCATTTCCATTCTTTCAGAAATGAACTTCAAGGTCACTTCGCCTCGGGATCCATTGACCCCTGAAATGGAAAAAGCGGTAAGGGAATATCTTAAAAAAGAAAAAGAAGAAGCCCAAAAGGAGCTTGAAAGAAAAAAGCAAATATGGGGAGAAGTAGAGCAACAAACTCAGATTCCAAAGGCGAAGCACCTTCAGGGACAAAAAACCCAGTTGAAGCCTGAAGAAAAGCTAAAAGAAACAATGGCAAAGATGGTCAAAAAGCACGAAAAAACCAAAAAGAGACCAGCGGAGGCTCAGGAAGAAGCAGAAGAAGAAACAGCGCAAAAACTCGCCCTTTACACCAAATCTATCACCGTAGGAGAACTTGCTAAAATGCTGGGAGTTCCACCTGCTGAGATTATTCAAAAACTATTCTCAATGGGAATGATGGTCACTATAAACCACACACTGGATGAGGATACTATAAATATCATTGCAGACGAATACGGGTACCAAGTGGAGTTTCAGGAATCTACCAGCTTCGTTGAGGTCTCTGAAGAAGAACTAACCGAAGAAAGGCCACCTGTTGTTGCAGTGATGGGGCATGTGGATCACGGAAAAACAACTCTTCTTGATTACATACGACATACAAATGTTGCAGAAAAAGAGGTTGGCAAAATTACGCAGCATATTGGTGCATACCAAATTGAGTATCAAGGCAAGAAAATTACCTTCTTAGATACACCGGGACACGAAGCTTTTTCGGCAATGAGGGCGAGAGGAGCCCAGGTAACGGATATCGTTATACTTGTGGTCTCTGCAGTTGAAGGCGTGAAGGAACAAACTATTGAGGCAATTAACCACGCGAAGAGTGCAAGGGTTCCTATAATAGTGGCTATCAATAAGATCGACTTACCGAATGCTGATCCTGAGAGAGTAAGAAGGGAACTTACCCAGTTTGGACTTATACCGGAAGAGTGGGGTGGCGATACTTTGATGGTAGAAATATCAGCGAAAACTGGCAAGAACGTGGATGAACTGCTTTTGGGCATACTTCTGAAAGCAGAAGAATTGAAACTGAGATCCACTTCAAAAGGTCCAGCGAAAGGGGTTGTTATTGAATCACGTATTGATAAGGGAAAAGGACCGCTTGCAACGGTTCTTGTACAAAAAGGCACATTAAAGGTTAGGGATTTCTTCGTTGCTGGAGTTACTTATGGAAGAGTTAGGGCCCTTTTCAATGAATGGGGCGAAAAGGTAGAAAAAGCAGGCCCCTCTGTTCCCGTTCAAGTACAGGGGTTTGAAGAATTACCCCAAGCAGGCGACATTTTTGAGGTTGTTTCAAGCGACGATGAAGCAAAAAGAATTGCTGAGGAGCGAAAAAAACTTAAGAAAGAACAAATTCAGAGGGGAGAATACACTCTTATTTTAAAATCCATCCAGGAAAAGATCAGGGCTGGCGAACTAAAAGAACTGCCACTTGTTATAAAGGCTGACTGTTACGGCTCCGTAGAGGCAATACAGGATAGTCTATCGAAAATGTCCGTTAAAGATGTTAAACCCGAGATAGTATTTGCAGGTGTGGGAGCTATAACTGAAAATGACGTCGAACTTGCTCATACAGCGCAAGGTGTGGTAATTGGCTTTAATACTGCTATAGACCCTAAGGCGAAACTAAAAGCTAAGGAACTAGGTGTAACCATCAAAATGACCAAGTTAATATATGAACTATTGGAAGACGTAGAAAAAATGCTTAAAGGCATGGTAGAACCTGTTGTGAAGGAGGTCGTCCTCGGTAAGGCGGAAGTACGAAAATTATTTAGAATCGCAAAAATTGGAATAGTAGCAGGATGCTATGTGATAGATGGCGTTATTCAAAGAAATGCAAGGGTAAGAGTGCTGAGAGATGGAGAAGTTATATTTGAGGGAAAAATTGCAAGTCTGAAGCGATTCCAAGAAGATGTTAAAGAGGTCCAAAGTGGTTTTGAATGTGGAATAAAGATAGAGGGCTTTGACAAAATCAAAGAGGGCGATATAATCGAGTGCTACAATATAGAGCAAGTCTTTGAGTTCTAA
- a CDS encoding UbiA family prenyltransferase, with protein MIKGENIDLKTKWYDYFFLLRPILWVPVWVFLFIGYMYGARLELFSIHFVLPKRFWLVLITYTLLMSSVYVVNQIIDKESDKINEKLFLLPYEIISVRNAVIVAVLLAVLSLILSFFLGGFVLFLLYLLSLILGLLYSLPPFQLKGRPFLDFVVNGLGYACIALLVGWYTAEKLTLHTLIVSFGYFILVCAIFINTTLPDIPGDKKTGKITTGVFLGNKLSLILSSSLFVLALLFAFLEMDILLIVPSLLGAIFSVLALWDNTDDLIITKLSYRVPAFLFILLVSIKFPIFLIINLILLFLLRKYYKSRFGLDYPAMLGR; from the coding sequence ATGATTAAGGGTGAAAATATTGACTTAAAAACGAAGTGGTATGATTATTTTTTCCTGTTAAGGCCCATTTTATGGGTCCCGGTGTGGGTCTTCCTTTTCATAGGTTATATGTACGGTGCCAGACTTGAGCTTTTTTCGATTCATTTCGTTCTTCCTAAAAGATTCTGGTTGGTTTTGATTACTTATACTTTGCTTATGAGCTCTGTTTATGTTGTAAACCAGATTATTGACAAGGAGTCTGATAAAATTAACGAAAAGCTATTCTTACTTCCTTATGAAATAATTTCGGTAAGAAACGCTGTTATTGTTGCCGTTTTGCTAGCAGTTTTGAGTTTAATTCTCTCTTTTTTCCTGGGTGGATTTGTCTTATTCCTTTTATATTTACTTTCCTTAATTCTTGGCCTTCTTTATTCTCTGCCTCCTTTTCAACTTAAAGGCCGGCCTTTTTTGGATTTTGTTGTTAATGGACTCGGCTATGCCTGTATTGCCCTTCTTGTTGGTTGGTATACTGCAGAAAAATTAACGCTCCACACTTTGATTGTTTCTTTTGGTTATTTTATTCTTGTGTGCGCCATTTTTATAAACACAACTCTTCCCGATATACCCGGAGATAAAAAAACTGGGAAAATCACAACGGGCGTGTTTTTGGGTAACAAATTATCCTTGATTCTATCATCCTCTCTCTTTGTATTGGCACTTCTCTTTGCTTTTCTTGAGATGGACATTTTGCTCATTGTCCCATCCTTACTTGGAGCGATTTTTTCTGTCTTAGCTCTCTGGGATAATACGGATGATTTGATTATCACTAAACTCTCATACCGTGTGCCAGCTTTCCTGTTCATATTATTAGTATCGATAAAATTCCCGATATTTTTGATAATAAATTTAATTTTGCTCTTCTTGTTAAGAAAATATTACAAATCCCGCTTTGGATTAGATTATCCAGCAATGCTCGGAAGGTGA
- the xerD gene encoding site-specific tyrosine recombinase XerD, producing MKLSDAISSFLAYVLEERGLSLNTAEAYRRDLEKFLEFRGDVELSVITLEDIDAFAEFLSHQKYSQNTRSRTFSALKSFCTFLEIEEKTKLAISSDIQIPKKEVKLPEFLTIEEVTKLLESPDTSTPKGLRDKAMLELLYATGVRVSELTNLKVQNIMLDEKIVRVVGKGSKERIIPFNDYTEKYLTIYLYEVRPKLLKERGEDRVFLNLRGTPISRISVWKILQEYAIKAGINKKIYPHILRHTFATHMLKNGCDLRTLQIFLGHSSLMTTQIYTHLDKDYLKKVHKTYHPRG from the coding sequence ATGAAGCTTAGTGACGCCATAAGTAGTTTCTTAGCATATGTTCTCGAGGAAAGGGGACTTTCTTTAAATACTGCAGAAGCATATAGACGTGACCTTGAAAAATTTTTAGAATTCAGGGGCGATGTAGAGCTAAGTGTAATTACATTGGAAGACATCGATGCTTTCGCAGAGTTTTTATCCCACCAAAAGTACTCGCAAAATACCCGCTCGCGAACCTTTTCGGCCCTAAAATCTTTCTGTACCTTTCTTGAAATAGAAGAAAAAACAAAGCTCGCCATATCTTCTGACATTCAGATACCCAAAAAAGAAGTCAAGCTCCCCGAATTTTTAACCATCGAGGAAGTAACCAAACTCCTGGAATCACCAGATACTTCAACTCCCAAAGGGCTAAGAGACAAAGCAATGTTAGAACTCCTTTATGCAACAGGAGTTAGAGTTTCAGAGTTAACTAATTTAAAAGTTCAAAATATTATGTTAGACGAGAAAATTGTCAGAGTTGTAGGAAAAGGCAGTAAAGAGAGAATAATCCCCTTTAACGATTATACGGAAAAATATCTAACCATATACCTCTACGAAGTTAGACCTAAATTACTGAAGGAAAGAGGAGAGGATAGAGTCTTTTTGAACCTGAGAGGGACACCCATCTCCAGGATTTCAGTATGGAAGATCCTTCAGGAATACGCAATCAAGGCAGGAATAAATAAAAAGATCTACCCTCACATTTTAAGACACACCTTTGCAACCCATATGCTAAAGAATGGCTGCGATTTGAGAACACTCCAGATCTTTCTTGGGCACTCATCACTTATGACAACACAGATTTATACACATCTTGACAAAGACTACCTCAAAAAGGTGCACAAGACCTATCATCCCAGGGGATAA
- a CDS encoding DUF503 domain-containing protein has protein sequence MLVGILVVDLYLPNCNSLKEKRSILKRLKDRVRNNFNVSISEIDDQDIWRRAQLGIACISNNGKDANQLLNRVVNFIESEAIAEILDYKINFV, from the coding sequence ATGTTGGTAGGTATCTTAGTTGTTGATCTTTACTTACCCAATTGCAATTCTCTGAAGGAAAAAAGGAGCATTTTGAAGCGCCTGAAGGACCGAGTTCGCAATAATTTCAACGTTTCAATATCCGAAATCGATGATCAGGATATCTGGAGAAGAGCACAACTTGGTATTGCCTGCATTTCAAACAACGGAAAGGATGCCAATCAACTTCTCAATAGAGTGGTCAATTTCATTGAATCTGAGGCAATTGCGGAAATCCTGGATTACAAGATTAACTTCGTATGA
- a CDS encoding HPr family phosphocarrier protein, whose protein sequence is MKEVKLQIKNKLGIHARPAMLFAQTANQFESDVYVTKDDLEVNGKSVLGLMMLVAPQGSEITIRCEGPDEEEAIKALTKIVEEGFGEE, encoded by the coding sequence ATGAAAGAGGTAAAGCTTCAAATCAAAAATAAACTTGGTATCCATGCAAGACCTGCAATGCTTTTTGCTCAAACCGCCAATCAATTTGAAAGTGATGTATACGTAACCAAGGATGACCTTGAAGTGAACGGTAAGAGTGTACTCGGACTTATGATGCTGGTTGCTCCTCAAGGTTCAGAGATAACCATAAGATGCGAAGGCCCTGATGAAGAAGAAGCGATAAAAGCACTTACAAAAATCGTTGAGGAAGGATTCGGTGAAGAGTAG